A stretch of Diceros bicornis minor isolate mBicDic1 chromosome 29, mDicBic1.mat.cur, whole genome shotgun sequence DNA encodes these proteins:
- the CASP3 gene encoding caspase-3 isoform X3, with protein sequence MENSENSVDSKSFKNSETRILRGSKSTDSGISLDNSYKMDYPEMGLCIIINNKNFHKSTGMSPRSGTDVDAANLRETFTNLKYEVRNKNDLTREEIVALMRSVSKEDHSRRSSFICVFLSHGEEGIIFGTDGPVDLKKLTCFFRGDYCRSLTGKPKLFIIQVTIPGEIRRRDPGSSSHFVLC encoded by the exons AAGGATCTTACGTGGAAGCAAATCAACAGACTCTGGAATATCCTTGGATAATAGTTACAAAATGGATTATCCTGAAATGGGTTTAtgtataataattaataataagaaCTTTCATAAAAGTACTG GAATGTCACCTCGGTCCGGTACGGATGTAGATGCAGCAAACCTCAGGGAAACATTCACAAACTTGAAATACGAAGTCAGGAATAAAAATGATCTTACACGTGAAGAAATTGTGGCATTGATGCGCAGTG TTTCTAAAGAAGATCATAGCAGAAGGAGCAgttttatttgtgtgtttctaAGCCATGGTGAAGAAGGAATAATTTTTGGAACAGATGGACCTGTTGACCTGAAAAAATTAACATGTTTCTTCAGAGGGGATTATTGCAGAAGTCTAACTGGAAAACCCAAACTTTTCATTATTCAG GTTACTATTCCTGGCGAAATTCGAAGGAGGGATCCTGGTTCATCCAGTCACTTTGTGCTATGCTGA